A part of Diprion similis isolate iyDipSimi1 chromosome 12, iyDipSimi1.1, whole genome shotgun sequence genomic DNA contains:
- the LOC124413614 gene encoding kinesin-like protein KIF6 has product MVKNEIKVFARLRPELKRRNVVNYEIHRRPRKHVEEDYLVLWGAQKSGNEFVDNRPESWNFAFHKIFDHGARQDEVFEDVAKPIIQSVLNGYNATIFAYGQTGSGKTFSITGDSEEYEDRGILPRTIQHLFQTIQKNPENLYSVEIAYLEIYNENGYDLLDPKHEVVTKLEDLPRVTIQEDEAGRLHLKNLSFRVVENEKDALALLFLGDTKRAIAETPMNPQSSRSHCIFTIVVTVRQYGAEKYLKKAKMHLVDLAGSERVYKCCISGSILTEAKHINLSLHYLEQVIVCLGQQNVSHIPYRNSLLTAILRDSLGGNCLTTMLATLSINKSNLEETISTCRFSQRVALIRNDVKLVLERNAEDENKFLKMEVERLRNQLALLTEQPKNEELTPSEKQDLDYQVEKFLQSDFATIDWKNDERKIRYCLNTLRSKLRSRNGKTNCSIGDDNSAKDVDYYRNLVIQRDKEICDLRRRMSDPQILNGAEIQTLHKVLQDEQSRLSNNLSLLKSLKSEVTDLRSVSPSVQQEQSTFETCANAVENLVQDSDPSAQRDSEDLFTPVQALTLERSQPNDEDQETKKVSESLKPLRKAFSEPGKVRRKMKVSDFLSNECLKLNENVDKREASEGSDFGHVGKPADEPKASRSSGSNWRSLKDSNQRIPIEGDNFGAISTGESSIRAEASLAMSSFLPPKFLQDLLKSVKDSEHEKREENVNDPEIPSGWEFSKGEDSSWRKKSCLGSISTPEQRDEKDLAEPAGEFRAQPEIPNPNESLQEDDDFVKSLPLTGDPEIDKEIIAFYRAKRSGGTYL; this is encoded by the exons ATTCCATAAAATCTTTGACCACGGTGCCAGACAGGATGAAGTTTTCGAAGATGTTGCAAAGCCGATAATTCAGAG CGTCCTGAACGGCTACAACGCAACTATTTTCGCTTATGGTCAG ACTGGCAGCGGTAAAACATTTTCCATAACAGGTGATTCGGAAGAATACGAGGATCGAGGCATCCTACCAAGAACCATTCAACACCTTTTTCAGACTATTCAAAAG aATCCGGAGAACCTCTACTCCGTAGAAATCGCATACCTCGAAATCTACAACGAGAATGGGTACGACCTGCTGGAtccgaaacacgaggtcgtcACGAAACTGGAAGACCTGCC TCGCGTGACGATTCAAGAGGACGAAGCCGGTAGACTCCACCTGAAAAATCTGAGCTTTCGAGTCGTCGAGAATGAGAAAGACGCGTTGGCACTTCTTTTTCTGGGTGACACGAAgag AGCCATTGCCGAAACCCCGATGAATCCTCAGTCATCGAGATCACATTGCATATTCACAATAGTTGTAACTGTGAGGCAATACGGTgccgaaaaatatttgaagaaagCTAAAATGCATCTCGTCGATCTCGCTGG ATCAGAACGCGTCTACAAATGTTGTATTTCCGGCAGCATATTGACAGAAGCAAAGCACATAAACCTGAGTTTACACTACCTGGAACAGGTAATCGTGTGTCTCGGCCAGCAGAACGTAAGCCATATACCTTACAG AAATTCTCTTCTAACAGCCATCCTGAGGGATAGTCTCGGCGGCAACTGCCTGACGACGATGCTCGCGACTTTGAGCATCAATAAATCGAATTTAGAG GAAACCATTTCTACGTGTAGATTTTCTCAAAGAGTCGCGCTAATTAGAAACGACGTGAAACTCGTCCTCGAGAGAAACGCGGAGgatgagaataaatttttaaaaatggaaGTTGAGAGGTTGAGGAACCAATTAGCACTGCTTACTGAACAGCCG aaaaacgaagaacTAACACCGAGCGAAAAGCAGGACCTCGATTATCAAgtggagaaatttttgcaatcggATTTCGCAACGATCGACTGGAAAAACGATGAAAGGAAAATCAGATACTGCCTGAATACTTTACGGAGTAAATTGAGATCAAGAAATGGGAAAACAAACTGCTCAATAGGTGACGATAACTCGGCAAAAGACGTAGATTACTACAGAAATTTGGTCATCCAACGAGACAAGGAGATTT GCGACCTTCGGAGGCGGATGAGTGACCCTCAGATCCTGAACGGAGCGGAGATTCAAACGTTGCACAAAGTTCTGCAGGACGAGCAATCTCGGCTCTCCAATAATCTGTCTTTGCTCAAGAGCCTGAAGTCCGAAGTAACCGATCTCAGGAGCGTCTCACCTTCTGTTCAGCAAGAGCAATCAACCTTCGAAACGTGTGCAAACGCCGTAGAAAATCTTGTGCAGGACTCAGATCCTTCAGCTCAAAGAGATTCGGAAGATCTTTTCACACCTGTTCAAGCACTGACCTTGGAAAGATCGCAGCCGAATGATGAAGACCAAGAAACAAAGAAGGTTTCCGAGTCCTTGAAGCCGTTGAGAAAAGCCTTCTCTGAACCCGGAAAAGTCAGACGTAAAATGAAAGTCTCAGATTTCCTGAGCAATGAGTGCCTGAAACTGAACGAGAACGTCGATAAACGCGAGGCGAGTGAAGGATCGGATTTCGGCCATGTTGGAAAGCCTGCCGATGAACCCAAGGCCTCAAGGTCATCGGGGTCGAATTGGAGATCGTTGAAGGACTCTAATCAGCGAATACCGATCGAAGGCGATAATTTTGGGGCAATTTCAACCGGCGAAAGTTCAATTCGAGCTGAAGCTTCACTAGCGATGTCGAGCTTTCTGCCCCCGAAGTTCCTCCAGGACTTGCTGAAGTCTGTCAAGGATTCCGAGCACGAAAAACGTGAGGAAAACGTTAACGATCCGGAGATCCCGAGCGGCTGGGAGTTTTCAAAAGGTGAAGATTCTTCGTGGCGCAAAAAAAGCTGTTTGGGGTCGATTTCGACCCCTGAGCAACGCGACGAGAAAGATTTGGCCGAGCCTGCGGGAGAATTTCGGGCACAGCCGGAGATCCCGAATCCGAATGAAAGTCTCCAGGAAGACGACGATTTTGTAAAATCTTTACCGCTGACCGGTGACCCGGAAATCGATAAAGAAATCATCGCTTTTTACCGAGCAAAAAGATCCGGAGGAACTTATTTATGA